One genomic segment of Halopiger aswanensis includes these proteins:
- a CDS encoding AzlD family protein translates to MFTLDPVVVAVIAAMSVVTYLTKGGGLWLLTHVEISDRVEASLEVLPGAIIVAVLGPELASGGPPEWLAGGVVAAVAWKTENILLALVTGVGAIVMFRAAL, encoded by the coding sequence ATGTTCACACTCGACCCGGTCGTGGTCGCTGTCATCGCCGCCATGTCCGTTGTCACCTATCTCACGAAGGGTGGCGGACTGTGGTTGCTTACACACGTCGAGATTAGCGACCGAGTCGAGGCTAGTCTGGAGGTGCTGCCCGGTGCCATCATCGTCGCCGTTCTCGGTCCGGAACTGGCCAGTGGCGGTCCGCCAGAGTGGCTCGCTGGCGGTGTCGTCGCCGCCGTCGCGTGGAAGACCGAGAACATCCTGCTTGCGCTGGTCACCGGCGTCGGAGCCATCGTCATGTTTCGTGCCGCCCTGTGA